In Salinisphaera sp. T31B1, the following are encoded in one genomic region:
- a CDS encoding FUSC family protein, with amino-acid sequence MSRLAWLFAPSLENLSFAIRCCLSIAIALYLAFWLQLENAYWVFINVAILIQPLPGFLVVRAFARLAGTFIAGVMSIVLIALFAQSYTMFSAALVCWVSLMVFCASLFRNNLSYGFVLAGYVTMIVGVRAMSDPSMVFSVAVARTSETALAAVVAAFVSVLLAPGTTARKYLTARIQAFQAIGRQFQRLDRNPAEIEAYDGDPRTPHPELHSLVQKTLTLEETRQYAQFDAPAFAQYNRLARRLDYELLALVSAMASLQVYLAKFGDDVNRAPLKRLDEAAALLARDPNNTREIKRAFGHAYHAILDDARAGPRTDRARSLVDWVVISRSLDMANRVRAAVIKHGMLLAERGTSRRRRTSRRNEFQVPVSLRESLRTTARAATAMTFGAAIWATHGDPALNGMMVLLAVLTTLFSLGDDPSGGARGFGIGSLCAGAAAFVVNFAILPAVNSYAMLMVVIMPVVFVAALAMATPSLALIGRISLVVFGLLVHPANDSRQDFVSFAEALMGAELAVILSLVAFAIILPVSPRGLLRERLAGMFGELARGFTGSRERFETRVYDRLLRLPVAADQGETHVSARQAAFSAVNMGLEARSLRLLTDRARFCSGVCEEVDSELDRLAELFEKGYPPVERVFAMQRRTNELAQRMLDEALTFKPRRRMRHGIRAAVAAELVSAALADYGLARENADGGSIRLGGVERAV; translated from the coding sequence TTCTGGCTACAGCTGGAAAACGCCTATTGGGTGTTCATCAACGTGGCCATCCTGATTCAGCCTCTGCCAGGCTTTCTTGTGGTCAGGGCGTTTGCGCGGCTGGCCGGCACGTTCATAGCGGGTGTGATGTCGATCGTGTTGATCGCGCTTTTCGCACAGAGCTATACGATGTTCAGTGCGGCCCTGGTGTGCTGGGTCAGTCTGATGGTCTTCTGTGCGAGCCTGTTCCGGAACAATCTCTCCTACGGTTTCGTGCTGGCCGGTTACGTCACGATGATCGTGGGCGTACGGGCAATGAGTGATCCGTCGATGGTATTTTCGGTCGCGGTGGCACGGACATCGGAAACCGCGCTGGCGGCGGTGGTGGCGGCGTTCGTAAGCGTTCTGCTGGCGCCTGGAACCACGGCACGCAAATATTTGACTGCGCGTATTCAGGCATTCCAGGCGATCGGTCGGCAGTTTCAGCGGCTGGACCGAAACCCGGCGGAGATCGAAGCCTATGACGGCGACCCGCGTACGCCGCATCCGGAATTGCATTCGCTCGTGCAAAAGACCCTCACGCTTGAAGAGACAAGGCAATACGCCCAGTTCGACGCGCCTGCCTTTGCACAGTACAACCGGCTCGCTCGGCGGCTGGACTACGAATTGCTGGCGCTGGTGAGCGCGATGGCCTCGTTGCAGGTCTATCTGGCGAAATTCGGCGACGACGTGAATCGTGCGCCGCTCAAACGGCTGGACGAAGCCGCGGCGTTGCTCGCGCGGGATCCGAACAATACCCGGGAGATCAAGCGAGCCTTCGGTCACGCATACCATGCGATCCTCGATGACGCGCGGGCAGGCCCCCGGACCGATCGGGCTCGTTCGCTCGTCGACTGGGTCGTGATCAGCCGTTCACTGGACATGGCCAATCGCGTGCGTGCGGCGGTGATCAAGCACGGCATGCTTTTGGCCGAACGCGGCACCAGCCGTCGTCGCCGGACGAGTCGACGCAACGAATTTCAGGTGCCGGTGTCGTTGCGCGAATCGCTGCGCACCACCGCTCGCGCGGCAACCGCCATGACCTTCGGCGCAGCCATCTGGGCGACCCACGGTGACCCGGCGCTCAACGGCATGATGGTACTGCTGGCCGTACTGACCACACTTTTCTCGTTGGGCGACGATCCATCGGGAGGGGCGCGCGGATTCGGTATCGGCAGCCTCTGTGCAGGCGCGGCCGCCTTCGTGGTGAATTTCGCGATTCTGCCGGCAGTCAACAGCTATGCGATGCTCATGGTGGTCATCATGCCCGTGGTTTTCGTCGCGGCCCTGGCCATGGCGACACCCAGCCTGGCGTTGATCGGCCGAATCTCGCTTGTGGTGTTCGGGCTACTGGTTCATCCGGCCAACGACAGTCGCCAGGATTTCGTCAGTTTCGCCGAAGCGCTCATGGGGGCGGAGCTGGCGGTTATTCTGTCGCTCGTCGCGTTCGCGATCATTCTGCCGGTCTCGCCCCGCGGCCTGCTGCGAGAGCGCCTGGCTGGCATGTTCGGTGAATTGGCACGCGGATTCACGGGCTCGCGCGAGCGGTTCGAAACACGGGTCTACGATCGGTTGCTGCGATTGCCCGTGGCCGCGGATCAGGGTGAGACGCACGTCAGTGCGCGCCAAGCGGCGTTTTCTGCGGTCAATATGGGTCTGGAAGCGCGCTCGCTGCGCCTGTTGACTGACCGCGCGCGCTTCTGCAGTGGCGTCTGCGAAGAGGTGGACAGCGAACTCGACCGACTGGCCGAATTGTTCGAAAAAGGGTATCCGCCGGTCGAGCGTGTGTTTGCCATGCAGCGGCGTACCAATGAACTGGCCCAACGCATGCTCGACGAAGCGCTTACCTTCAAGCCCCGTCGACGCATGCGTCACGGCATACGCGCCGCGGTTGCCGCGGAGCTCGTCTCGGCCGCGCTGGCCGATTACGGGCTGGCGCGGGAGAATGCCGATGGTGGATCGATTCGGCTAGGCGGGGTCGAGCGTGCCGTTTGA
- a CDS encoding aminotransferase class V-fold PLP-dependent enzyme — MSYKSGRHFLQIPGPTNVPDRVLHAMSYPTIDHRGPDFQALGADVLERIKPVFGTTNPVIIFPASGTGAWEAALVNTLSPGDRVLMYETGHFATLWFNMAQRLGFEPELIESDWRRGADPQAIEKRLAEDTGHEIKAVAVVHNETSTGVTSRIAEIRKAIDNAKHPALLLVDTISSLGSIRYEHDGWGVDVTVSGSQKGLMLPPGLSFNAVSDKALAASKTSSQPRSYWDWQDMLGPNESGFFPYTPATNLLYGLRAALDMLAEEGMDNVFARHDRHAEATRRAVAAWGFEIVCTNPAEYSSALTAVLVPDDVDPDALRRLILDDFDMSLGAGLSKLKGRAFRIGHLGDFNDLTLAGTLSGVEMGLKRAGIDHQAGGVQAALDYLAETAGSAAKVA, encoded by the coding sequence GTGAGCTACAAGAGCGGCCGACATTTTCTGCAGATTCCCGGGCCGACCAACGTGCCGGATCGCGTCCTGCACGCGATGTCCTATCCGACCATCGATCACCGCGGGCCGGATTTCCAGGCCCTGGGTGCCGATGTGCTGGAGCGGATCAAGCCGGTGTTCGGGACCACCAATCCCGTCATCATCTTCCCTGCTTCGGGTACCGGCGCCTGGGAAGCGGCGCTCGTGAATACGCTCTCGCCGGGCGATCGCGTGCTGATGTACGAGACCGGCCATTTCGCCACGCTCTGGTTCAACATGGCGCAACGGCTGGGCTTCGAGCCCGAGTTGATCGAAAGCGACTGGCGGCGCGGCGCCGATCCGCAGGCCATCGAAAAACGACTCGCCGAGGATACCGGTCACGAGATCAAGGCCGTCGCGGTCGTGCACAACGAAACCTCGACCGGCGTGACCAGCCGCATCGCCGAGATCCGCAAGGCGATCGACAACGCGAAGCACCCCGCGTTGCTGCTGGTCGATACGATCTCGTCGCTCGGATCGATCCGCTACGAGCACGACGGATGGGGCGTGGATGTCACGGTCTCTGGCTCCCAGAAAGGGCTGATGCTGCCGCCCGGCCTGAGCTTCAATGCCGTTTCAGACAAGGCGCTGGCCGCATCCAAGACATCGAGCCAGCCCCGTTCGTATTGGGACTGGCAGGACATGCTCGGGCCGAACGAATCCGGTTTCTTCCCCTATACGCCGGCCACCAACCTGCTCTACGGGCTGCGTGCGGCCCTGGACATGCTCGCCGAGGAGGGCATGGACAACGTCTTCGCCCGCCACGATCGCCACGCCGAGGCGACGCGTCGCGCGGTTGCGGCGTGGGGTTTCGAGATTGTCTGCACGAACCCGGCAGAGTATTCCAGCGCATTGACCGCCGTGCTGGTGCCGGATGACGTTGACCCGGACGCCCTGCGCCGGCTGATCCTCGACGACTTCGATATGTCGCTGGGCGCAGGTCTGTCCAAGCTCAAGGGCCGGGCGTTTCGGATCGGCCATCTCGGCGACTTCAACGATCTGACGCTGGCCGGCACGCTCAGCGGCGTGGAGATGGGGCTCAAGCGGGCCGGGATCGATCACCAGGCCGGCGGCGTACAGGCAGCCCTCGATTATCTGGCCGAAACCGCGGGCAGCGCGGCCAAGGTGGCCTGA
- a CDS encoding NAD(P)-dependent oxidoreductase, producing the protein MATLQNKTLFITGASRGIGLAIALRAAADGANVAIAAKTDTPHPKLPGTIHTAAEQIEAAGGKALPIVCDIRDEGQVEAAVKQTAVHFGGIDICVNNASAISLTGTLETPMKRYDLMNQVNARGSYLVSQKCIPFLKEAQRRGNNPHVLMLSPPLDMQPKWFGPHVAYTIAKYGMSLCVLGMAEEFAEDGIAFNALWPRTGIATAAIDLIGGEQMRSHCRKPEIMADAAHIVLTRPARQFTGRFLIDDVLLHEHGVDDFDQYAVDPSQELWPDFFVPDDVPPPPGSMGSRLD; encoded by the coding sequence TTGGCAACACTGCAGAACAAGACCCTTTTCATCACCGGCGCGTCCCGCGGAATCGGCCTGGCCATCGCGCTACGCGCGGCGGCCGACGGCGCCAATGTCGCGATTGCCGCCAAGACCGATACCCCGCATCCCAAGCTGCCGGGCACGATTCATACCGCCGCCGAACAAATCGAGGCGGCCGGCGGCAAGGCGTTGCCGATCGTCTGCGACATCCGTGACGAGGGCCAGGTCGAAGCCGCGGTCAAGCAAACCGCCGTGCATTTCGGCGGTATCGATATCTGTGTCAACAACGCCAGCGCGATCTCGCTGACCGGCACCCTGGAAACGCCGATGAAACGCTACGATCTGATGAACCAGGTCAACGCCCGCGGCAGCTATCTCGTCAGCCAGAAATGTATTCCCTTTCTAAAGGAGGCCCAGAGACGAGGGAATAATCCGCACGTGCTCATGCTCTCGCCACCGCTGGATATGCAACCCAAATGGTTCGGCCCACACGTGGCCTACACGATCGCCAAATACGGTATGAGCCTGTGCGTACTCGGCATGGCCGAGGAATTCGCCGAAGACGGCATCGCCTTCAACGCGCTATGGCCACGTACCGGTATTGCCACCGCCGCCATCGACCTGATCGGCGGCGAACAAATGCGCAGCCACTGTCGCAAGCCGGAGATCATGGCCGATGCCGCCCATATCGTGCTCACCCGGCCGGCCCGTCAATTCACCGGCCGATTTCTGATTGACGACGTGCTCCTGCACGAGCACGGCGTGGACGATTTCGATCAGTATGCGGTCGATCCGAGTCAGGAACTCTGGCCCGATTTCTTCGTACCGGATGACGTTCCGCCGCCGCCCGGCTCGATGGGCAGCCGGCTGGATTAG
- the greB gene encoding transcription elongation factor GreB has protein sequence MAPRDYITRAGWQKLADELDHLWRDKRPFVVRKLADAAAEGDRSENAEYIYRKKELREIDRRVRYLGRRIDELSVVDPAPDDSERVFFGAWVTLVDEHDTTHRYRIVGSDETDAASGAISLHSPVARALLGRRVADAVTVNLPGGAREFEIMEIDYEPADH, from the coding sequence TTGGCACCGCGCGACTACATCACCCGGGCCGGCTGGCAGAAGCTGGCCGATGAACTCGATCATTTGTGGCGAGACAAGCGACCTTTCGTGGTGCGCAAGCTGGCCGACGCCGCCGCCGAGGGGGATCGCTCGGAGAACGCCGAATATATCTATCGGAAGAAGGAGCTGCGTGAGATCGATCGCCGGGTGCGCTATCTCGGACGCCGTATCGACGAACTGAGCGTCGTTGACCCTGCGCCGGACGATTCGGAACGGGTCTTCTTCGGTGCGTGGGTCACGCTGGTCGATGAACACGATACGACGCATCGATACCGCATCGTGGGCTCTGACGAAACCGATGCCGCCAGCGGTGCCATCAGCCTGCACTCGCCGGTCGCCCGCGCGCTGCTCGGCCGGCGTGTGGCCGACGCCGTGACCGTGAACTTGCCGGGCGGTGCACGTGAATTCGAGATCATGGAAATCGACTACGAGCCCGCCGACCACTGA
- a CDS encoding MFS transporter has product MRLLSRLDPDSVLREAAFVQLLSGRITATLATQIQSVVVGWQLYAMTRDPLTLGWVGLAQFLPMALLVLPAGDAADRLPRRLILTASWLTQAVAGVLFLCLTLSGTSSPTGYYGALVLFGMARAFAGPGMQSLLPQIVGEARLPKAIAWNSSAFQVAVIGGPALGGAVYLLGPSVAYALCSLLFAAAAVSVALIRKPLPARADTSRQSAFARFTAGIVYVRTRPIILGAISLDLFAVLLGGATALLPVYAHEILHTGPAGLGLLRSAVAVGAFTMGIYLGRNSLQRRAGTTMFTAVAIFGVATIVFGVSTNFALSFVALMIMGAADMISVFVRSTLIQLATPDAMRGRVNAVNMLFIGASNELGEFESGVTAALFGTVGAVVLGGAGTLAVVGVWMWLFPALRQVDRLDEVRTTPPGG; this is encoded by the coding sequence ATGCGACTGCTCTCCCGTCTCGACCCCGACAGCGTGCTGCGCGAAGCCGCGTTCGTACAGCTGCTCAGCGGTCGCATCACAGCGACGCTGGCCACGCAGATTCAGTCGGTCGTGGTGGGTTGGCAGCTGTATGCGATGACGCGCGATCCGCTCACGCTCGGCTGGGTGGGACTGGCCCAGTTCCTGCCGATGGCGCTGCTGGTGCTGCCGGCAGGCGACGCCGCCGACCGCCTGCCTCGACGGCTCATTCTGACCGCGAGCTGGCTAACACAAGCTGTCGCAGGCGTTCTGTTCCTGTGTCTTACGCTGTCGGGCACGTCCTCACCCACAGGCTACTATGGCGCGCTGGTCCTGTTCGGCATGGCGCGTGCGTTTGCCGGCCCGGGCATGCAGTCCCTGTTGCCTCAGATCGTGGGCGAGGCCCGCTTGCCCAAGGCCATCGCATGGAATTCGTCGGCGTTTCAGGTGGCCGTGATCGGCGGGCCGGCCCTCGGCGGTGCAGTCTATCTGCTCGGTCCGTCGGTTGCCTATGCGCTGTGCTCGCTTTTGTTCGCCGCAGCGGCCGTTTCGGTGGCGCTGATTCGCAAGCCGCTGCCGGCGCGCGCCGACACGTCGCGCCAGAGCGCGTTTGCGCGCTTTACCGCGGGTATCGTCTACGTGCGGACACGGCCCATCATTCTCGGTGCGATCTCGCTGGACCTGTTCGCGGTTCTATTGGGCGGCGCAACCGCGCTCCTGCCGGTCTATGCGCACGAGATTCTGCATACCGGCCCGGCCGGGCTCGGCCTGCTTCGCAGCGCGGTGGCCGTCGGGGCCTTCACGATGGGCATCTATCTGGGCCGCAATTCGCTGCAGCGTCGGGCGGGGACCACGATGTTCACGGCAGTGGCGATTTTCGGCGTGGCGACCATCGTGTTCGGGGTCTCCACGAACTTTGCGCTGTCGTTCGTCGCACTGATGATCATGGGCGCAGCAGACATGATCAGCGTGTTCGTTCGCTCGACGCTCATCCAACTGGCCACGCCAGATGCGATGCGCGGACGGGTCAACGCGGTGAATATGCTGTTCATCGGTGCATCGAATGAACTCGGCGAGTTCGAATCCGGCGTCACCGCCGCCTTGTTCGGGACCGTGGGGGCGGTCGTGCTCGGCGGCGCCGGAACGCTTGCGGTCGTCGGCGTATGGATGTGGCTGTTCCCGGCCCTGCGCCAGGTCGATCGGCTCGACGAGGTGCGTACGACGCCGCCGGGCGGTTAG
- a CDS encoding TRAP transporter small permease subunit: protein MKTLAVIRASLDRVLEAIVVVLMIALSLVVTVGFASRLLNMPLSWTGEVAATGLVWLTYYGGALAASKGAHITCPNIVNMMPPALRVPVIVVAEVFTVAFFVLLAWTGYQVMVILEGSSLVSLPSVSQQLTQSVIPIASVLFIVAELLRFPETLACARGDGFVHEPDFEEEMPESAEVIEDNSASARRDATGER, encoded by the coding sequence GTGAAAACACTAGCGGTCATTCGGGCGAGCCTCGACCGGGTGCTGGAAGCGATTGTGGTGGTGCTCATGATAGCGCTGTCGCTCGTGGTCACCGTCGGTTTTGCATCCCGGTTGTTGAATATGCCCCTGTCGTGGACGGGTGAGGTCGCTGCCACCGGTCTGGTGTGGTTGACGTACTACGGCGGCGCGCTCGCCGCGAGCAAGGGCGCGCATATCACCTGTCCCAACATCGTGAACATGATGCCGCCAGCCCTGCGGGTGCCGGTGATCGTGGTCGCCGAAGTTTTCACGGTCGCGTTCTTCGTGCTGCTGGCCTGGACCGGCTATCAGGTGATGGTAATCCTCGAAGGCAGTTCGTTGGTCAGCCTGCCGTCGGTGTCGCAGCAGTTGACGCAGTCGGTGATCCCGATCGCGTCCGTGCTTTTCATCGTGGCCGAACTGCTGCGTTTCCCGGAAACGCTCGCCTGTGCCCGTGGTGACGGCTTCGTGCACGAGCCCGATTTCGAAGAGGAAATGCCGGAGTCCGCCGAGGTGATCGAAGACAACAGTGCGTCCGCACGCCGCGACGCGACGGGAGAGCGCTGA
- a CDS encoding HlyD family secretion protein, translated as MLLISLRVLATLLVVAVAGILAWFAWQHYVYAPWTRDARVQADVINIAPEVSGTVTEVAVADDSYIHKGDLLFRIQPVRFEHAVTEARAALESAQAQRAFARRNARRLERLPPGGVSTQDLQQAESNALMAEASVNQAQAQLAQAKQNLEWASVRSPVNGYVTHLLLDEGDYATQGQSVMTLVDAETFRVTAYFEETKLPHIQLGDRVRIDLMSSDRTLAGRVTSIGRGIAVANNAPGERNLPNVDPVFQWVRLAQRVPVTIDFDRPPTELPLSVGLSATVHVRTDDGGDTTDEPSSQDSTRITPKDGLVTPPVDLQQAPAARLDPGD; from the coding sequence ATGCTGCTGATTTCGCTGCGTGTACTAGCCACGCTGCTGGTTGTGGCGGTAGCCGGTATCCTTGCCTGGTTCGCCTGGCAGCACTATGTGTATGCCCCGTGGACACGCGATGCCCGTGTACAGGCCGATGTCATCAATATTGCCCCCGAAGTCTCGGGCACGGTGACCGAAGTGGCGGTCGCCGACGACAGCTATATCCACAAAGGCGACCTGTTGTTCCGAATTCAGCCGGTGCGTTTCGAACACGCGGTGACCGAAGCACGTGCGGCACTGGAATCCGCTCAGGCCCAGCGTGCTTTCGCACGTCGCAACGCGCGTCGCCTTGAACGCTTGCCGCCGGGCGGGGTCTCCACGCAGGATCTGCAGCAGGCTGAGTCGAACGCGCTCATGGCCGAGGCCTCGGTGAACCAGGCTCAGGCACAGCTGGCGCAGGCAAAACAGAATCTCGAATGGGCGAGCGTACGCTCGCCGGTCAACGGCTATGTGACCCATCTGCTGCTGGACGAGGGCGATTACGCTACCCAAGGCCAGTCGGTCATGACCCTGGTGGATGCCGAAACCTTCCGTGTCACGGCCTACTTCGAAGAGACCAAGCTGCCGCATATCCAGCTCGGCGACCGGGTTCGTATCGATCTGATGTCCAGCGATCGTACCTTGGCCGGGCGTGTGACCAGCATCGGCCGCGGCATTGCCGTGGCCAACAATGCTCCTGGAGAGCGCAACCTGCCCAACGTTGACCCTGTTTTCCAGTGGGTTCGGCTGGCCCAGCGCGTACCGGTGACCATCGACTTCGATCGCCCGCCCACGGAACTGCCGCTGAGTGTCGGTCTGAGCGCGACCGTGCATGTGCGCACGGATGACGGCGGTGATACGACCGATGAGCCGTCGAGTCAGGACAGCACACGGATTACACCCAAGGACGGGCTCGTCACGCCGCCCGTCGACTTGCAGCAAGCCCCGGCAGCACGGCTCGATCCCGGCGACTAA
- a CDS encoding DUF1656 domain-containing protein: protein MPFEQIAIGGIYLPIFLIFLAATGLIYLVLRAALLRVQAYRLFWHPALAGAGLFIIVLSTILLLFGP, encoded by the coding sequence GTGCCGTTTGAACAAATCGCCATCGGGGGCATCTACCTGCCGATCTTTTTGATCTTTCTGGCAGCGACCGGACTGATCTATCTGGTTCTGCGGGCGGCCCTGTTGCGCGTGCAGGCCTACCGTTTGTTCTGGCATCCGGCGCTGGCCGGTGCCGGTTTGTTCATTATCGTGCTGTCGACAATTCTGCTGCTGTTCGGACCTTGA
- a CDS encoding TRAP transporter substrate-binding protein, translating to MNTKKSILLCAVAALGIFTASIGIGQAAETIKFGHVGQPGSLMDKTAKEFAKRANEKLGDKAEVRVYGSSQLGSDTQMLRKLKLGTIDLSLPSTVMSSVAPAFALFEMPFLVADREHMTRIRESELIRGKLDDAAASQNYKILGIWENGFRNITNNERPIKTPADLQGIKLRTPNGQWRVRMFKSYGANPTPMPYSETFVALQTGAVDGQENPLAQIYPARFYEVQKYLSLSRHVYTPAYVLAGASWQRMPEDVRSVLEETAEEMQPVALEMGKQLDKELLTKLKDEGMKVNDIDRQAFVDASKPIYEQFQSEVEDGKAMIEEARSLKDE from the coding sequence ATGAACACAAAGAAATCGATCCTGCTGTGTGCGGTTGCCGCGCTCGGGATTTTCACCGCATCGATCGGCATCGGCCAGGCGGCCGAAACGATCAAGTTCGGCCACGTGGGTCAGCCCGGCTCGCTGATGGATAAGACCGCCAAGGAATTCGCCAAGCGCGCCAACGAAAAGCTTGGTGACAAGGCCGAGGTCCGCGTCTACGGCTCCAGCCAGTTGGGCAGCGATACCCAGATGCTGCGCAAGCTCAAGCTGGGCACCATTGACCTGTCCCTGCCGTCCACGGTGATGAGTTCGGTGGCGCCGGCGTTCGCGCTGTTCGAGATGCCGTTTCTGGTAGCCGATCGCGAGCACATGACGCGTATCCGTGAAAGCGAGCTCATCCGCGGCAAGCTCGACGACGCCGCCGCGTCTCAGAACTACAAGATCCTGGGCATCTGGGAGAACGGCTTCCGCAACATCACCAACAACGAGCGGCCGATCAAGACGCCGGCCGATCTGCAGGGCATCAAGCTGCGAACGCCCAACGGCCAGTGGCGCGTGCGCATGTTCAAGTCCTACGGCGCCAATCCCACGCCGATGCCGTACTCCGAGACCTTCGTGGCCCTCCAGACCGGCGCGGTCGACGGCCAGGAGAACCCGCTGGCCCAGATCTATCCGGCGCGTTTCTACGAGGTGCAGAAGTATCTGTCGCTGTCGCGCCACGTCTACACGCCGGCGTATGTGCTGGCGGGCGCGAGCTGGCAGCGCATGCCTGAGGACGTGCGCAGCGTTCTCGAGGAGACCGCCGAGGAAATGCAGCCAGTGGCCCTCGAGATGGGCAAGCAGCTCGACAAGGAACTGCTGACCAAGCTCAAGGACGAGGGGATGAAGGTCAACGATATCGACCGCCAGGCCTTTGTCGATGCGTCCAAGCCGATCTACGAACAGTTCCAGAGCGAGGTCGAAGACGGCAAGGCGATGATCGAGGAGGCCCGCAGCCTGAAGGACGAATAG
- a CDS encoding amidase — MEEIVALGAVALSDRIAARALTCREVMAAYLAHIDAVNPRVNAIVSRQPADVLLDAADACDQELARGIYRGWLHGIPQAIKDLSPTAGIPTTFGSPLCVGQIPAADGLMVARMKAAGAIVVGKTNTPEFGLGSQTYNPVFGATRNAYDHGLTSGGSSGGAAVALAMRMLPVADGSDMMGSLRNPAAFNNVFGFRPSFGRVPQAPSPDVFGQQLGTEGPMGRSVADLARLLSTQAGPDTRAPLSIADDPARLATDLGGDTRGLRIGWIGDWQGYLPMEDGVLNVCKQALNRLETIGCVVEPMTPDIDPGRLWRCWNTLRHWAVAGKLAPLHADSNTRGRLKPEACWEIEHGLALSALDIHAANVERSVWYQVLRQCFERFDVLAIPSAQVFAFDVDTHWPAEIAGRPMDTYHRWMEVVIGASLAGVPAINVPAGFDARGRAMGLQLIGPHQADIAVLRLAAAYEQAATEVLTREPAWRA, encoded by the coding sequence GTGGAGGAAATCGTCGCGCTCGGCGCGGTGGCGCTGTCGGATCGGATCGCTGCGCGAGCGCTGACCTGTCGCGAGGTAATGGCGGCCTATCTGGCGCATATTGATGCGGTCAATCCGCGTGTCAACGCCATCGTTTCGCGCCAGCCCGCCGATGTGTTGCTCGACGCGGCCGATGCCTGCGATCAAGAGCTGGCCAGGGGCATATATCGGGGCTGGTTGCACGGCATACCGCAGGCAATCAAGGATCTGTCGCCCACCGCCGGTATTCCCACCACCTTCGGCTCGCCGCTGTGCGTCGGCCAGATACCTGCCGCCGACGGACTGATGGTTGCGCGTATGAAAGCCGCGGGCGCGATCGTCGTCGGCAAAACCAATACGCCGGAGTTCGGCCTGGGCTCGCAGACTTACAACCCGGTCTTCGGGGCAACCCGAAACGCCTACGATCATGGCCTGACATCCGGCGGGTCCAGCGGTGGTGCGGCAGTGGCGCTGGCCATGCGTATGCTGCCGGTCGCCGACGGCAGCGACATGATGGGTTCACTGCGCAATCCGGCAGCGTTCAACAACGTGTTCGGGTTCCGGCCGTCGTTCGGTCGGGTACCGCAGGCGCCGTCGCCCGATGTGTTCGGCCAGCAGTTGGGCACCGAAGGCCCGATGGGGCGCAGCGTGGCCGATCTTGCTCGGCTGTTGTCCACCCAGGCCGGCCCGGATACGCGAGCGCCGCTGTCGATTGCCGACGATCCGGCCCGGCTTGCCACCGATCTGGGGGGCGATACGCGGGGATTGCGTATCGGCTGGATTGGCGACTGGCAGGGTTATCTACCCATGGAAGATGGCGTGCTCAACGTCTGCAAGCAGGCGTTGAACCGGTTGGAGACGATCGGTTGCGTGGTCGAGCCGATGACGCCCGATATCGACCCGGGCCGGCTGTGGCGCTGTTGGAACACGCTGCGCCACTGGGCGGTGGCCGGCAAGCTGGCACCGCTCCACGCCGATTCGAATACACGCGGTCGGCTCAAGCCCGAAGCCTGTTGGGAGATCGAACACGGCCTGGCTCTGAGTGCCTTGGATATCCATGCCGCCAACGTCGAGCGCAGCGTATGGTATCAAGTCCTTCGACAGTGCTTCGAGCGCTTCGACGTGCTCGCCATTCCCAGTGCGCAGGTGTTCGCGTTCGATGTCGATACGCACTGGCCCGCCGAGATCGCCGGCCGGCCGATGGATACGTACCACCGCTGGATGGAAGTCGTCATCGGTGCGTCGTTGGCGGGCGTGCCCGCGATCAACGTACCGGCCGGCTTCGATGCCCGGGGCCGCGCCATGGGTCTGCAGCTTATCGGCCCGCATCAGGCAGATATCGCCGTCCTGCGTCTGGCCGCAGCCTACGAGCAGGCCGCAACCGAGGTGCTGACCCGGGAGCCGGCCTGGCGCGCTTAG